From the Oncorhynchus masou masou isolate Uvic2021 unplaced genomic scaffold, UVic_Omas_1.1 unplaced_scaffold_3849, whole genome shotgun sequence genome, the window atggggtgtctatatgtcctctactgtatataatgtaagtcgctctggataagagcgtctgctaaatgatttaaatgtaaatgtaatgtaaataatggggtgtctatatgtcctctactgtagataatggggtgtctatatgtcctctactgtagataatggggtgtctatatgtcctctactgtagataatggggtgtctatatgtcctctactgtagataatggggtgtctatatgtcctctactgtatataatggggtgtctatgtcctctactgtatataatggggtgtctatatgtcctctactgtatataatgtaagtcgctctggataagagcgtctgctaaatgatttaaatgtaaatgtaatgtaaataatggggtgtctatatgtcctctactgtagataatggggtgtctatatgtcctctactgtagataatggggtgtctatatgtcctctactgtagataatggggtgtctatatgtcctctactgtagataatggggtgtctatatgtcctctactgtatataatggggtgtctatatgtcctctactgtatataatggggtgtctatatgtcctctactgtatataatggggtgtctatatgtcctctccTGTATGGTGTGTTTGTTGGGGTCAGATGAACACCAGAGACCAGGAGACGGCAGCAGCAGTACAGGATATACAAGTCAGACAGATGGAGCTGGAAGCACAGAGACGGCTGTTTGAACAGGTCAGTGACTGTCCTCATCACAGCAACAATGTGCAGAGACCtgcccctgagacacacaccatCTCGTCATTCACATTCTATTCCGTGCAGCATAAAGTTAAGACCCCACACGTCATTTAACATTGGCCATTTTAACGCTGTCCAGCTACAATATGGCTTGGTCTTCATTCACCAGACCGTGATGTCACCGTGTAACCCTTGTGATGTAGCGACTGGCCAAGGAGCAGGTGCGTGTGACTCAGGAGGTCAGAGCAGAGGTGGATACCAGGAGACACAGGTCAGAGGTCGAGGAGACCACCTTCCAACACCTCCTTAACAACGACACTGACGTCAGCCTGGGAACCAAGAAGGTGAGCATTCATCTACTGTATACTTCCAgagactgaaatatagggggttattaaacaatgactggagagagattgacctcctccctgtctcaggttctagactgaaatataggggttattaaacaatgactggagagagactgacctgctcccgtctcaggttctagactgaaatatagggggttattaaacaatgactggagagagactgacctcctccctgtctcaggttctagactgaaatatagggggttattaaacaatgactggagagagactgacctcctcccCGTCTCAGGgtctagactgaaatatagggggttattaaacaatgactggagagagactgacctcctccctgtctcagggtctagactgaaatatagggggttattaaacaatgactggagagagagagagagagactgacctcctccctgtctcaggttctagactgaaatatagggggttattaaacaatgactggagagagactgacctcctccctgtctcagggtctagactgaaatatagggggttattaaacaatgactggagagagactgacctcctccctgtctcaggttctagactgaaatatagggggttattaaacaatgactggagagagactgacctcctccctgtctcaggttctagactgaaatatagggggttattaaacaatgactggagagagagagactgacctccttCCCGTCgcaggttctagactgaaatatagggggttattgaacaatgacgagagagagagagagactgacctcctcccgtctcaggttctagactgaaatatagggggttattaaacaatgactagagagagagagagactgacctcctccctgtctcaggttctagactgaaatatagggggttattaaacaatgactggagagagagactgacctcctccctgtctcaggttctagactgaaatatagggggttattaaacaatgactggagagagagactgacctcctcccgtctcaggttctagactgaaatatagggggttattaaacaatgactggagagagagactgacctcctcccgtctcaggttctagactgaaatatagggggttattaaacaatgactggagagagagagagactgaccacctccccgtctcaggttctagactgaaatatagggggttattgaacaatgactggagagagagactgacctcctcccgtctcaggttctagactaaaatatagggggttattaaacaatgactggagagagagactgacctcctccagtctcaggttctagactgaaatatagggggttattgaacaatgactggagagagagactgacctcctccccgtctcaggttctagactgaaatatagggggttattgaacaatgactggagagagagactgacctccaccccgtctcaggttctagactgaaatatagggggttattaaacaatgactggagagagagactgacctcctcccgtctcaggttctagactgaaatatagggggatattaaacaatgactggagagagagactgacctcctccctgtctcaggttctagactgaaatatagggggttattaaacaatgactggagagagagactgacctcctcccgtctcaggttctagactgaaatatagggggttattaaacaatgactggagagagagactgacctcctcccgtctcaggttctagactgaaatatagggggttattaaacaatgactggagagagagagagactgaccacctccccgtctcaggttctagactgaaatatagggggttattgaacaatgactggagagagagactgacctcctcccgtctcaggttctagactgaaatatagggggttattaaacaatgactggagagagagactgacctcctcccgtctcaggttctagactgaaatatagggggttattaaacaatgactggagagagagactgacctcctccagtctcaggttctagactgaaatatagggggttattgaacaatgactggagagagagactgacctcctccccgtctcaggttctagactgaaatatagggggttattgtacaatgactggagagagagactgacctccaccccgtctcaggttctagactgaaatatagggggttattaaacaatgactggagagagagactgacctcctcccCGTCTCAGGTTCTAGAGGAGTGTTTAGCTGAAGCAGGCCAGCTGGGAGTGGACACCGAGTGGCAGGCTGAGGTGATGAGGCGTCTAGACCAGGAGGATGCAGCCCGGGACAGACACTACCACCATCTGGCTGGACTACACAGAGAGACCCTCACCAAGGAGCAGCAGCTAGTTAATATCATGGAGGACGTAGAGGGCCAGAGGGTAGGAGAGATGatgtagaggatatatacagtaggtcaTGAGGACGTAGAGGGACAGAGGGTAGGAGAGATGatgtagaggatatatacagtagatcatGAGGACGTAGAGGGACAGATTAtgtagagggtatatacagtaggtcatgAGGACGTAGAAGGACAGATGAtgtagagggtatatacagtaggtcatgAGGACGTAGAAGGACAGATGAtgtagagggtatatacagtaggtcatgAGGACGTAGAAGGACAGATGAtgtagagggtatatacagtagatcaTGAGGACGTAGAGGGACagagggtaggaggagagatgatgtagagggtatatacagtaggtcatgAGGACGTAGAGGGACAGAGGGTAGGAGGAGAGTTGATGTTgaggagggtatatacagtaggtcatgAGGACGTAGAGGGACAGAGGGTAGGAGGAGAGTTGATgttgaggatatatacagtagatcatGAGGACGTAGAGGGACAGATAAtgtagagggtatatacagtagatcaTGAGGACGTAGCGGGACAGATAAtgtagagggtatatacagtagatcaTGAGGACGTAGAGGGACAGATAAtgtagagggtatatacagtagatcaTGAGGACGTAGCGGGACAGATAAtgtagagggtatatacagtagatcaTGAGGACGTAGAGGGACAGATAAtgtagagggtatatacagtaggtcatgAGGACGTAGAGGGACAGAGGGTAGGAGAGATGAtgtagagggtatatacagtaggtcatgAGGACGTAGAGGGACAGAGGGTAGGAGAGATGatgtagaggatatatacagtagatcatGAGGACGTAGAGGGACAGATAAtgtagagggtatatacagtaggtcatgAGGACGTAGAGGGACAGATAAtgtagagggtatatacagtaggtcatgAGGCACagagggtaggaggagagatgatgtagaggatatatacagtaggtcaTGAGGACAGATAAtgtagagggtatatacagtaggtcatgAGGACGTAGAGGGACagagggtaggaggagagatgatgttgaggatatatacagtagatcatGAGGACGTAGAGGGACAGATAAtgtagagggtatatacagtagatcaTGAGGACGTAGAGGGACAGATAAtgtagagggtatatacagtaggtcatgAGGACGTAGAGGGACAGATAAtgtagagggtatatacagtaggtcatgAGGACGTAGAGGGACAGATAAtgtagagggtatatacagtagatcaTGAGGACGTAGAGGGACAGATAAtgtagagggtatatacagtaggtcatgAGGACGTAGAGGGACAGATAAtgtagagggtatatacagtaggtcatgAGGACGTAGAGGGACAGATAAtgtagagggtatatacagtaggtcatgAGGACGTAGAGGGACAGAGGGTAGGAGGACAGATAAtgtagagggtatatacagtaggtcatgAGGACAGATAAtgtagagggtatatacagtaggtcacgGAGGGTCCTGTGAGTTACTGTACCTGTTGATCAACTGGAGAATTGATTTAtggtgggaggagggggtggtgttcagcgggaggagggggtggtgttcagcgggaggagggggtggtgttcagcgggaggagggggtggtgttcagcgggtggagggggtggtgttCAGCAGGAGGAGGGGGTGTGTTCAGCAGGTGTGCAGTGTGTTCAGCCATTGTGCGTTTCAGTGGGAGGAGGTGGTGTCTCAGAAGGCCCAGCTAGAGGAGCAGAGGCAGGCTGCAGCCACAGCCGAGGCCAACAGGAGAGTCTTCCTCagccaggaggaagaggagaacgagCAGCACAGAGACAACCTCCGCAGGAGCCAGGACCACTCACTCAGTGAGCCCAGCCTCATAGAAATATATGTTGTGGAGGGAATAGGCAGTCAGGTCCTCTATACATTCTATATCTATCTGCAGTGTGCTGAGAATTCTACCCCACcacccacactactacactacagtcctGTCACCTAAGGTTTCAGTGTTCCTCTAAGCTAATAGTTGATGTTGAAGTTTACAGTGTTCCTCTAAGCTAATAGTTGATGTTGAAGGTTAC encodes:
- the LOC135534706 gene encoding TBC1 domain family member 31-like isoform X1, with amino-acid sequence MKRELKVKELQLMDAARRRFLKQQQDQRLTELHRLDEQIQSKMNTRDQETAAAVQDIQVRQMELEAQRRLFEQRLAKEQVRVTQEVRAEVDTRRHRSEVEETTFQHLLNNDTDVSLGTKKVLEECLAEAGQLGVDTEWQAEVMRRLDQEDAARDRHYHHLAGLHRETLTKEQQLVNIMEDVEGQRWEEVVSQKAQLEEQRQAAATAEANRRVFLSQEEEENEQHRDNLRRSQDHSLTGQQWEMRARSPCSTSGLLHNPVASPGPHQSQQHQSQQHLSKQPVHLRRLHLLLSGPGSRGAGLQREGVDAEHQRAAAETGGPRHKLHHLPVTTTTQTHQLCLFVLHI
- the LOC135534706 gene encoding TBC1 domain family member 31-like isoform X3; translation: MKRELKVKELQLMDAARRRFLKQQQDQRLTELHRLDEQIQSKMNTRDQETAAAVQDIQVRQMELEAQRRLFEQRLAKEQVRVTQEVRAEVDTRRHRSEVEETTFQHLLNNDTDVSLGTKKVLEECLAEAGQLGVDTEWQAEVMRRLDQEDAARDRHYHHLAGLHRETLTKEQQLVNIMEDVEGQRWEEVVSQKAQLEEQRQAAATAEANRRVFLSQEEEENEQHRDNLRRSQDHSLTGQQWEMRARSPCSTSGLLHNPVASPGPHQSQQHQSQQHLSKQPVHLRRLHLLSVLQKKISTEFSSTKTLFSVSNDLAECTSIQ
- the LOC135534706 gene encoding TBC1 domain family member 31-like isoform X2, which gives rise to MKRELKVKELQLMDAARRRFLKQQQDQRLTELHRLDEQIQSKMNTRDQETAAAVQDIQVRQMELEAQRRLFEQRLAKEQVRVTQEVRAEVDTRRHRSEVEETTFQHLLNNDTDVSLGTKKVLEECLAEAGQLGVDTEWQAEVMRRLDQEDAARDRHYHHLAGLHRETLTKEQQLVNIMEDVEGQRWEEVVSQKAQLEEQRQAAATAEANRRVFLSQEEEENEQHRDNLRRSQDHSLSQQWEMRARSPCSTSGLLHNPVASPGPHQSQQHQSQQHLSKQPVHLRRLHLLLSGPGSRGAGLQREGVDAEHQRAAAETGGPRHKLHHLPVTTTTQTHQLCLFVLHI